Proteins from a genomic interval of Lolium perenne isolate Kyuss_39 chromosome 1, Kyuss_2.0, whole genome shotgun sequence:
- the LOC127338547 gene encoding uncharacterized protein, protein MEPFKAARSVRLKSHLGTYLCALDDEAVSHGYRRNSRGTVWAVELAGDDYVRLQGHRGLYLGATELPADVLGSRGRGTRASCMVVQGTPSCPNDNAFLWSPLREGEHLTLSGPYGRLLRARFGDTPQDNAITVDLDADPAESSWVVEPVLVPPPPVAASEAAVICRAKSCDARLEATASVSDTASSVFARFHFHSAKLLLEEEEEKEEEPSSEEEEPLWKPAPRTIFYNTARDDGGVDDFDDGTWKYFAFNEQSLVALHRRLGEETRRRGDFVVCRRSTAAPRPLFPVVLDLPPGNADMEFVLVPVVSSAVAESVL, encoded by the exons ATGGAGCCCTTCAAGGCCGCGCGGTCCGTGCGGCTCAAGAGCCACCTGGGCACGTACCTCTGCGCGCTCGACGACGAGGCCGTCTCCCACGGCTACCGCCGCAACTCCCGCGGCACGGTCTGGGCCGTggagctcgccggcgacgacTACGTGCGCCTCCAGGGCCATCGCGGCCTCTACCTCGGCGCCACCGAGCTCCCCGCCGACGTCCTCGGCAGCCGAGGCCGCGGCACCAGGGCGAGCTGCATGGTGGTGCAGGGCACGCCCTCCTGCCCCAACGACAACGCCTTCCTCTGGTCGCCGCTCCGGGAGGGGGAGCACCTCACGCTCTCCGGCCCCTACGGCCGCCTCCTACGCGCCAGGTTCGGGGACACGCCGCAGGACAACGCGATCACCGTCGACCTCGACGCCGACCCGGCGGAGAGCTCCTGGGTGGTCGAGCCCGTCCTCGTCCCGCCACCGCCGGTGGCCGCGTCAGAGGCGGCGGTGATCTGCCGCGCTAAGTCGTGCGACGCCCGCTTGGAGGCGACGGCGTCGGTGTCGGACACCGCGTCCAGCGTCTTCGCCAGGTTCCACTTCCACTCCGCCAAG CTGCTcctggaggaagaggaggagaaggaggaggagccgtcgagcgaggaggaggagccccTGTGGAAGCCGGCGCCGCGGACGATCTTCTACAACACCGCCAGGGACGACGGCGGCGTGGACGACTTCGACGACGGGACCTGGAAGTACTTCGCGTTCAACGAGCAGAGCCTCGTGGCGCTTCACCGCAGGCTGGGCGAGGAGACCCGCCGCCGCGGGGACTTCGTAGTCTGCCGCCGGAGCACCGCGGCGCCGAGGCCGCTGTTCcccgtcgtcctcgacctcccTCCCGGCAACGCCGACatggagttcgtcctcgtccccgTGGTGTCCTCTGCAG TGGCGGAGAGTGTTCTCTAG